Proteins encoded together in one Prunus dulcis chromosome 3, ALMONDv2, whole genome shotgun sequence window:
- the LOC117620568 gene encoding protein FAR1-RELATED SEQUENCE 12-like, whose protein sequence is MGCSEPDISSHPQEESDYNELPTSFRLDIDVQRDCRSSKDSSAERSQAFIDHEHDSPRECQSPKGSSFKKRLVVIDTEQEYQSPVPSSIDKNQVEIDCEESETPKFYSVSKFEMDVDGEQELQSPNVPCADVPGAGMAMKGEEYIYVVPQIGVEFESEDHAYNCYSRYAVLEGFSIRKDFVNKSRINGIVVSRRYTCYRQGYRPIQHNANVRKSRQETRTGCLAHMTIARQPNGKFCVTHFEPKHNHEFVAPCTTYQLPSQKRLNFAQAIEADLGDKSGIDGVPKLGMGFDSEDHAYEFYNTYAGRVGFSVRKDYVNRSKINGSVVSRRFTCFREGFRQRDKRDMNVKRPRKETRIGCLAQLVISRQPDDRYRVTHFEEKHNHELVAACRVHMLRSQKRLIAAQVFEGDLVDCSNMQPEAASELIRKTGRDCDNNGYDPIDYKNKLPFKCMRGMREGESARLQQFFQSKQLKNPSFFYALQPDVDDQVTNVFWVDTKMAMDYGDFGDVICFDTTYRLQKDSRPFTPFIGINHHKQMLIFGAALLYDESVESYKWLFQTFLEAMSGKKPKTILTDQDALMAEAIDKVFPETMHRICVWHVYQNALKQLSYMFAGSGSFINDLSSCLFYHEDEEDFINAWKVLLDVYGLWENEWLHEMFEYREKWSTAYGRHIFCADIKAVLLHESFTENLRKYLKSDSDVLLLCKHLGKVINDWHYKELEGNYNMHHHLPELMGDVILLKHARNMYTPMIFELFQQEYETCLNIIVNQCTQTGPLFGYKVSIYGQPREYLVTFDSSTETVACNCMKFEFMGVLCSHALKVLDYRNIKILPSKYILKRWSKDARV, encoded by the coding sequence ATGGGTTGTAGTGAGCCTGATATATCAAGTCATCCACAAGAAGAGAGTGACTACAATGAACTTCCAACGTCATTTAGATTGGATATTGATGTGCAACGTGATTGTCGAAGCTCAAAAGATTCCTCTGCCGAAAGGAGTCAGGCGTTTATCGACCATGAACATGACTCTCCGAGAGAGTGTCAAAGTCCAAAAGGTTCCTCTTTTAAGAAGAGGCTGGTGGTTATTGATACTGAGCAGGAGTATCAGAGTCCAGTTCCTTCTTCTATTGACAAGAACCAGGTGGAAATTGACTGCGAGGAAAGTGAAACCCCAAAATTTTACTCTGTGAGTAAGTTTGAGATGGATGTAGATGGTGAGCAGGAGTTGCAGAGCCCAAATGTTCCCTGTGCTGATGTACCAGGAGCTGGTATGGCCATGAAAGGTGAGGAATACATTTATGTGGTACCGCAAATTGGGGTGGAGTTTGAGTCAGAAGACCATGCATACAATTGTTACAGTAGATATGCTGTGCTGGAAGGTTTCAGCATTAGAAAAGATTTTGTAAATAAAAGTAGGATAAATGGTATAGTTGTTTCAAGAAGGTACACTTGTTATAGACAAGGATATCGGCCTATCCAACATAATGCCAACGTGAGGAAATCCCGGCAGGAAACAAGAACTGGTTGCTTGGCACACATGACCATTGCACGTCAACCCAATGGCAAGTTTTGTGTTACTCATTTTGAACCTAAGCACAATCATGAGTTTGTTGCCCCGTGTACAACTTATCAGTTACCATCACAGAAGAGATTGAATTTTGCTCAAGCAATTGAAGCCGACTTGGGTGATAAATCTGGAATAGATGGGGTGCCAAAACTTGGAATGGGGTTCGACTCAGAAGATCACGCATATGAGTTTTACAACACATATGCTGGACGGGTAGGTTTTAGTGTTCGGAAGGATTATGTAAATAGGAGCAAAATAAATGGTTCTGTGGTCTCTAGAAGGTTTACCTGTTTTAGAGAAGGTTTTCGGCAGAGAGACAAACGGGACATGAATGTGAAGAGACCTAGAAAGGAGACAAGAATTGGCTGTTTGGCGCAGTTGGTCATATCTCGACAACCTGATGATAGATACCGTGTCACTCACTTTGAAGAAAAACACAATCATGAGCTTGTTGCTGCTTGTAGAGTTCACATGTTGCGGTCGCAAAAGAGATTAATTGCAGCACAAGTTTTTGAAGGCGATTTAGTGGATTGTTCTAATATGCAGCCAGAAGCAGCCTCTGAGTTAATACGTAAGACAGGTAGAGACTGTGATAATAACGGTTATGATCCCAtagattataaaaataaacttcCTTTCAAATGTATGCGAGGAATGAGAGAGGGAGAATCAGCCAGACTGCAGCAATTTTTTCAGAGCAAGCAATTGAAGAAcccttcctttttttatgctttgcaACCTGATGTAGATGATCAAGTAACTAATGTTTTCTGGGTTGACACCAAGATGGCGATGGACtatggtgattttggtgatgtGATCTGCTTTGATACAACTTACAGATTACAGAAAGATAGCCGACCATTCACACCTTTCATTGGGATAAATCATCATAAGCAAATGCTGATCTTTGGTGCTGCACTTTTATATGATGAAAGTGTTGAATCTTACAAGTGGCTCTTCCAAACTTTCCTAGAGGCCATGTCGGGAAAGAAGCCAAAAACTATACTCACAGATCAAGATGCACTGATGGCTGAAGCAATTGATAAGGTATTTCCCGAAACAATGCATCGAATTTGTGTTTGGCATGTGTACCAAAATGCACTTAAACAACTGAGCTACATGTTTGCGGGCTCTGGTTCTTTTATCAATGATTTAAGCAGTTGTCTTTTTTATcatgaggatgaggaggatTTCATTAATGCATGGAAGGTATTGTTGGATGTATACGGTCTTTGGGAAAATGAGTGGTTGCATGAGATGTTTGAATATAGAGAGAAATGGTCCACAGCTTATGGAAGGCatattttttgtgctgacATAAAAGCTGTACTGCTACATGAAAGTTTTACTGAAAACCTGAGAAAGTATTTAAAGTCAGACTCGGATGTGCTTCTGCTGTGCAAGCATCTTGGAAAGGTCATAAATGATTGGCACTACAAAGAACTAGAGGGTAACTACAACATGCACCACCATCTGCCAGAACTTATGGGTGATGTGATTCTTTTGAAGCATGCGAGGAATATGTACACACCaatgatatttgaattgttCCAGCAAGAGTATGAAACATGCCTAAATATCATTGTGAATCAATGCACTCAGACTGGGCCGTTGTTTGGGTACAAAGTTAGCATATATGGGCAACCACGAGAGTACTTGGTTACTTTTGATTCATCTACAGAAACAGTTGCCTGtaattgtatgaaatttgagtTTATGGGAGTTTTGTGCAGCCATGCCTTGAAAGTACTCGACTATAGGAATATAAAGATTCTCCCTTCCAAATACATTCTGAAGAGGTGGAGTAAAGATGCTAGGGTCTGA
- the LOC117620572 gene encoding protein WVD2-like 4 isoform X1, protein MGESTCLMQPFSYVSGIPNEAHEGNPIHALGHSISFGRFTSESLAWERWSTFSHNRYVEEAERYSRPGSVAQKKAFFEAHYKKVAAQRAAALLEQANANAAAAVASDNAPEPKSESQDLKTVVPTSEVVVNKQVEKEEEKVVEEPTKKEEAFTGNTNGYNSDTEMDKLASSRVQVADIPATHEPQVLAENSAEPELSSQMHNAVNDKEVKGMELSGTRQSEKPLLKQSYSSNQEASTPIKRKKTRLFTSSKSSLAYHKAPKVPSSPAKTIVSSCSRKDDILTPLRKKPATELEDKKRSTPKSLHKSVSFTPIRELSRLTSTVIRKIENSRVGASSSKTSKDCMTPLRTPTTVSKNEVHKRCTKTPCSEKRRAKTPPDPSASGTKTPVSRWRSLRTDCSKFLSACRNKARSPFSSAPFNLRTEERAASRKKKLEEKFNANEAQKVQVQRKLKEKEGIEIGKFRQTLCFKARPLPDFYKERKAQKSEIDKVPVAHPLPQKLGKKSTTTPTPSVVEQSTSLSPRGAPIKSSGTKNVQGKNKRTPTCSLISRSLKTTRENTSPNIQLG, encoded by the exons ATGGGAGAATCGACGTGCCTCATGCAACCATTCTCCTATGTTTCAGGCATTCCCAATGAAGCACATGAG GGGAACCCAATTCATGCACTTGGGCATTCAATATCATTTGGGAGGTTCACGTCAGAGTCGTTAGCTTGGGAAAGATGGTCCACATTCTCTCACAACCGCTATGTAGAAGAGGCAGAGAGATACTCCCGCCCCGGCTCTGTTGCACAGAAAAAGGCTTTCTTTGAAGCACATTACAAGAAAGTTGCTGCTCAAAGGGCTGCAGCCTTGCTTGAACAAGCAAATGCtaatgctgctgctgctgtagCATCAGACAATGCCCCGGAACCCAAATCTGAAAGCCAAGATCTGAAGACCGTGGTTCCAACCTCTGAAGTGGTCGTCAATAAACAAGtagaaaaggaagaggaaaagGTGGTCGAAGAGCcaactaaaaaagaagaagctttCACTGGTAATACCAATGGGTACAATTCAGACACTGAAATGGACAAACTTGCAAGCAGCAGGGTGCAAGTTGCTGATATCCCTGCAACTCATGAACCCCAAGTTTTGGCGGAGAATTCTGCAGAGCCTGAACTTTCAAGCCAAATGCACAATGCTGTTAACGACAAGGAGGTAAAAGGCATGGAGCTCAGTGGCACACGCCAGAGTGAAAAACCTCTGTTAAAG cAGAGCTACAGCTCAAATCAAGAAGCTTCGACACCcataaaaaggaagaaaacaagACTCTTTACTTCCTCGAAATCATCATTAGCGTATCATAAAGCACCCAAGGTCCCATCTTCTCCAGCCAAAACCATAGTTTCTAGTTGTTCGAGAAAGGATGATATTCTCACCCCATTGCGAAAGAAGCCGGCAACAGAATTGGAGGACAAGAAAAGATCAACTCCCAAATCACTTCACAAGTCAGTCAGTTTCACACCCATCAGGGAACTTTCCAGATTGACTTCAACAGTCATCAGGAAGATTGAAAATTCAAGAGTTGGTGCTAGTTCTTCCAAGACATCAAAAGATTGCATGACTCCTCTAAGAACTCCAACTACG GTATCTAAGAATGAGGTGCACAAGCGTTGTACAAAAACCCCATGTTCCGAAAAGAGAAG GGCAAAAACACCACCTGATCCCTCAGCAAGTGGAACCAAAACACCTGTGTCTAGATGGCGCTCACTCCGTACAGA TTGTTCAAAGTTTTTGAGTGCCTGCAGAAACAAGGCGCGGTCCCCATTTTCATCTGCCCCTTTCAACTTAAGAACTGAGGAAAGAGCTGCAAGTAGAAAGAAG AAGCTTGAAGAAAAGTTCAATGCTAATGAGGCACAAAAGGTGCAGGTACAAAGAAAACTCAAG GAGAAAGAAGGAATAGAGATTGGAAAATTTCGCCAAACCCTTTGCTTCAAGGCCAGGCCACTTCCTGATTTctataaagaaagaaaagcacAAAAGAGTGAGATAGACAAG GTTCCAGTGGCTCATCCTCTGCCACAGAAGCTAGGGAAAAAGTCCACTACCACTCCAACTCCAAGCGTAGTTGAGCAATCAACGTCTCTATCTCCTAGAGGAGCTCCAATCAAGAGCAGTGGCACCAAGAATGTTCAGGGAAAGAATAAGCGAACCCCAACTTGTTCTCTCATTTCACGATCCTTAAAGACTACTCGTGAGAATACATCTCCAAACATTCAGCTGGGATAA
- the LOC117620572 gene encoding protein WVD2-like 4 isoform X2, which produces MGESTCLMQPFSYVSGIPNEAHEGNPIHALGHSISFGRFTSESLAWERWSTFSHNRYVEEAERYSRPGSVAQKKAFFEAHYKKVAAQRAAALLEQANANAAAAVASDNAPEPKSESQDLKTVVPTSEVVVNKQVEKEEEKVVEEPTKKEEAFTGNTNGYNSDTEMDKLASSRVQVADIPATHEPQVLAENSAEPELSSQMHNAVNDKEVKGMELSGTRQSEKPLLKSYSSNQEASTPIKRKKTRLFTSSKSSLAYHKAPKVPSSPAKTIVSSCSRKDDILTPLRKKPATELEDKKRSTPKSLHKSVSFTPIRELSRLTSTVIRKIENSRVGASSSKTSKDCMTPLRTPTTVSKNEVHKRCTKTPCSEKRRAKTPPDPSASGTKTPVSRWRSLRTDCSKFLSACRNKARSPFSSAPFNLRTEERAASRKKKLEEKFNANEAQKVQVQRKLKEKEGIEIGKFRQTLCFKARPLPDFYKERKAQKSEIDKVPVAHPLPQKLGKKSTTTPTPSVVEQSTSLSPRGAPIKSSGTKNVQGKNKRTPTCSLISRSLKTTRENTSPNIQLG; this is translated from the exons ATGGGAGAATCGACGTGCCTCATGCAACCATTCTCCTATGTTTCAGGCATTCCCAATGAAGCACATGAG GGGAACCCAATTCATGCACTTGGGCATTCAATATCATTTGGGAGGTTCACGTCAGAGTCGTTAGCTTGGGAAAGATGGTCCACATTCTCTCACAACCGCTATGTAGAAGAGGCAGAGAGATACTCCCGCCCCGGCTCTGTTGCACAGAAAAAGGCTTTCTTTGAAGCACATTACAAGAAAGTTGCTGCTCAAAGGGCTGCAGCCTTGCTTGAACAAGCAAATGCtaatgctgctgctgctgtagCATCAGACAATGCCCCGGAACCCAAATCTGAAAGCCAAGATCTGAAGACCGTGGTTCCAACCTCTGAAGTGGTCGTCAATAAACAAGtagaaaaggaagaggaaaagGTGGTCGAAGAGCcaactaaaaaagaagaagctttCACTGGTAATACCAATGGGTACAATTCAGACACTGAAATGGACAAACTTGCAAGCAGCAGGGTGCAAGTTGCTGATATCCCTGCAACTCATGAACCCCAAGTTTTGGCGGAGAATTCTGCAGAGCCTGAACTTTCAAGCCAAATGCACAATGCTGTTAACGACAAGGAGGTAAAAGGCATGGAGCTCAGTGGCACACGCCAGAGTGAAAAACCTCTGTTAAAG AGCTACAGCTCAAATCAAGAAGCTTCGACACCcataaaaaggaagaaaacaagACTCTTTACTTCCTCGAAATCATCATTAGCGTATCATAAAGCACCCAAGGTCCCATCTTCTCCAGCCAAAACCATAGTTTCTAGTTGTTCGAGAAAGGATGATATTCTCACCCCATTGCGAAAGAAGCCGGCAACAGAATTGGAGGACAAGAAAAGATCAACTCCCAAATCACTTCACAAGTCAGTCAGTTTCACACCCATCAGGGAACTTTCCAGATTGACTTCAACAGTCATCAGGAAGATTGAAAATTCAAGAGTTGGTGCTAGTTCTTCCAAGACATCAAAAGATTGCATGACTCCTCTAAGAACTCCAACTACG GTATCTAAGAATGAGGTGCACAAGCGTTGTACAAAAACCCCATGTTCCGAAAAGAGAAG GGCAAAAACACCACCTGATCCCTCAGCAAGTGGAACCAAAACACCTGTGTCTAGATGGCGCTCACTCCGTACAGA TTGTTCAAAGTTTTTGAGTGCCTGCAGAAACAAGGCGCGGTCCCCATTTTCATCTGCCCCTTTCAACTTAAGAACTGAGGAAAGAGCTGCAAGTAGAAAGAAG AAGCTTGAAGAAAAGTTCAATGCTAATGAGGCACAAAAGGTGCAGGTACAAAGAAAACTCAAG GAGAAAGAAGGAATAGAGATTGGAAAATTTCGCCAAACCCTTTGCTTCAAGGCCAGGCCACTTCCTGATTTctataaagaaagaaaagcacAAAAGAGTGAGATAGACAAG GTTCCAGTGGCTCATCCTCTGCCACAGAAGCTAGGGAAAAAGTCCACTACCACTCCAACTCCAAGCGTAGTTGAGCAATCAACGTCTCTATCTCCTAGAGGAGCTCCAATCAAGAGCAGTGGCACCAAGAATGTTCAGGGAAAGAATAAGCGAACCCCAACTTGTTCTCTCATTTCACGATCCTTAAAGACTACTCGTGAGAATACATCTCCAAACATTCAGCTGGGATAA
- the LOC117620572 gene encoding protein WVD2-like 4 isoform X3, with translation MGESTCLMQPFSYVSGIPNEAHEGNPIHALGHSISFGRFTSESLAWERWSTFSHNRYVEEAERYSRPGSVAQKKAFFEAHYKKVAAQRAAALLEQANANAAAAVASDNAPEPKSESQDLKTVVPTSEVVVNKQVEKEEEKVVEEPTKKEEAFTGNTNGYNSDTEMDKLASSRVQVADIPATHEPQVLAENSAEPELSSQMHNAVNDKEVKGMELSGTRQSEKPLLKQSYSSNQEASTPIKRKKTRLFTSSKSSLAYHKAPKVPSSPAKTIVSSCSRKDDILTPLRKKPATELEDKKRSTPKSLHKSVSFTPIRELSRLTSTVIRKIENSRVGASSSKTSKDCMTPLRTPTTVSKNEVHKRCTKTPCSEKRRAKTPPDPSASGTKTPVSRWRSLRTENKARSPFSSAPFNLRTEERAASRKKKLEEKFNANEAQKVQVQRKLKEKEGIEIGKFRQTLCFKARPLPDFYKERKAQKSEIDKVPVAHPLPQKLGKKSTTTPTPSVVEQSTSLSPRGAPIKSSGTKNVQGKNKRTPTCSLISRSLKTTRENTSPNIQLG, from the exons ATGGGAGAATCGACGTGCCTCATGCAACCATTCTCCTATGTTTCAGGCATTCCCAATGAAGCACATGAG GGGAACCCAATTCATGCACTTGGGCATTCAATATCATTTGGGAGGTTCACGTCAGAGTCGTTAGCTTGGGAAAGATGGTCCACATTCTCTCACAACCGCTATGTAGAAGAGGCAGAGAGATACTCCCGCCCCGGCTCTGTTGCACAGAAAAAGGCTTTCTTTGAAGCACATTACAAGAAAGTTGCTGCTCAAAGGGCTGCAGCCTTGCTTGAACAAGCAAATGCtaatgctgctgctgctgtagCATCAGACAATGCCCCGGAACCCAAATCTGAAAGCCAAGATCTGAAGACCGTGGTTCCAACCTCTGAAGTGGTCGTCAATAAACAAGtagaaaaggaagaggaaaagGTGGTCGAAGAGCcaactaaaaaagaagaagctttCACTGGTAATACCAATGGGTACAATTCAGACACTGAAATGGACAAACTTGCAAGCAGCAGGGTGCAAGTTGCTGATATCCCTGCAACTCATGAACCCCAAGTTTTGGCGGAGAATTCTGCAGAGCCTGAACTTTCAAGCCAAATGCACAATGCTGTTAACGACAAGGAGGTAAAAGGCATGGAGCTCAGTGGCACACGCCAGAGTGAAAAACCTCTGTTAAAG cAGAGCTACAGCTCAAATCAAGAAGCTTCGACACCcataaaaaggaagaaaacaagACTCTTTACTTCCTCGAAATCATCATTAGCGTATCATAAAGCACCCAAGGTCCCATCTTCTCCAGCCAAAACCATAGTTTCTAGTTGTTCGAGAAAGGATGATATTCTCACCCCATTGCGAAAGAAGCCGGCAACAGAATTGGAGGACAAGAAAAGATCAACTCCCAAATCACTTCACAAGTCAGTCAGTTTCACACCCATCAGGGAACTTTCCAGATTGACTTCAACAGTCATCAGGAAGATTGAAAATTCAAGAGTTGGTGCTAGTTCTTCCAAGACATCAAAAGATTGCATGACTCCTCTAAGAACTCCAACTACG GTATCTAAGAATGAGGTGCACAAGCGTTGTACAAAAACCCCATGTTCCGAAAAGAGAAG GGCAAAAACACCACCTGATCCCTCAGCAAGTGGAACCAAAACACCTGTGTCTAGATGGCGCTCACTCCGTACAGA AAACAAGGCGCGGTCCCCATTTTCATCTGCCCCTTTCAACTTAAGAACTGAGGAAAGAGCTGCAAGTAGAAAGAAG AAGCTTGAAGAAAAGTTCAATGCTAATGAGGCACAAAAGGTGCAGGTACAAAGAAAACTCAAG GAGAAAGAAGGAATAGAGATTGGAAAATTTCGCCAAACCCTTTGCTTCAAGGCCAGGCCACTTCCTGATTTctataaagaaagaaaagcacAAAAGAGTGAGATAGACAAG GTTCCAGTGGCTCATCCTCTGCCACAGAAGCTAGGGAAAAAGTCCACTACCACTCCAACTCCAAGCGTAGTTGAGCAATCAACGTCTCTATCTCCTAGAGGAGCTCCAATCAAGAGCAGTGGCACCAAGAATGTTCAGGGAAAGAATAAGCGAACCCCAACTTGTTCTCTCATTTCACGATCCTTAAAGACTACTCGTGAGAATACATCTCCAAACATTCAGCTGGGATAA
- the LOC117620572 gene encoding protein WVD2-like 4 isoform X4, whose translation MGESTCLMQPFSYVSGIPNEAHEGNPIHALGHSISFGRFTSESLAWERWSTFSHNRYVEEAERYSRPGSVAQKKAFFEAHYKKVAAQRAAALLEQANANAAAAVASDNAPEPKSESQDLKTVVPTSEVVVNKQVEKEEEKVVEEPTKKEEAFTGNTNGYNSDTEMDKLASSRVQVADIPATHEPQVLAENSAEPELSSQMHNAVNDKEVKGMELSGTRQSEKPLLKSYSSNQEASTPIKRKKTRLFTSSKSSLAYHKAPKVPSSPAKTIVSSCSRKDDILTPLRKKPATELEDKKRSTPKSLHKSVSFTPIRELSRLTSTVIRKIENSRVGASSSKTSKDCMTPLRTPTTVSKNEVHKRCTKTPCSEKRRAKTPPDPSASGTKTPVSRWRSLRTENKARSPFSSAPFNLRTEERAASRKKKLEEKFNANEAQKVQVQRKLKEKEGIEIGKFRQTLCFKARPLPDFYKERKAQKSEIDKVPVAHPLPQKLGKKSTTTPTPSVVEQSTSLSPRGAPIKSSGTKNVQGKNKRTPTCSLISRSLKTTRENTSPNIQLG comes from the exons ATGGGAGAATCGACGTGCCTCATGCAACCATTCTCCTATGTTTCAGGCATTCCCAATGAAGCACATGAG GGGAACCCAATTCATGCACTTGGGCATTCAATATCATTTGGGAGGTTCACGTCAGAGTCGTTAGCTTGGGAAAGATGGTCCACATTCTCTCACAACCGCTATGTAGAAGAGGCAGAGAGATACTCCCGCCCCGGCTCTGTTGCACAGAAAAAGGCTTTCTTTGAAGCACATTACAAGAAAGTTGCTGCTCAAAGGGCTGCAGCCTTGCTTGAACAAGCAAATGCtaatgctgctgctgctgtagCATCAGACAATGCCCCGGAACCCAAATCTGAAAGCCAAGATCTGAAGACCGTGGTTCCAACCTCTGAAGTGGTCGTCAATAAACAAGtagaaaaggaagaggaaaagGTGGTCGAAGAGCcaactaaaaaagaagaagctttCACTGGTAATACCAATGGGTACAATTCAGACACTGAAATGGACAAACTTGCAAGCAGCAGGGTGCAAGTTGCTGATATCCCTGCAACTCATGAACCCCAAGTTTTGGCGGAGAATTCTGCAGAGCCTGAACTTTCAAGCCAAATGCACAATGCTGTTAACGACAAGGAGGTAAAAGGCATGGAGCTCAGTGGCACACGCCAGAGTGAAAAACCTCTGTTAAAG AGCTACAGCTCAAATCAAGAAGCTTCGACACCcataaaaaggaagaaaacaagACTCTTTACTTCCTCGAAATCATCATTAGCGTATCATAAAGCACCCAAGGTCCCATCTTCTCCAGCCAAAACCATAGTTTCTAGTTGTTCGAGAAAGGATGATATTCTCACCCCATTGCGAAAGAAGCCGGCAACAGAATTGGAGGACAAGAAAAGATCAACTCCCAAATCACTTCACAAGTCAGTCAGTTTCACACCCATCAGGGAACTTTCCAGATTGACTTCAACAGTCATCAGGAAGATTGAAAATTCAAGAGTTGGTGCTAGTTCTTCCAAGACATCAAAAGATTGCATGACTCCTCTAAGAACTCCAACTACG GTATCTAAGAATGAGGTGCACAAGCGTTGTACAAAAACCCCATGTTCCGAAAAGAGAAG GGCAAAAACACCACCTGATCCCTCAGCAAGTGGAACCAAAACACCTGTGTCTAGATGGCGCTCACTCCGTACAGA AAACAAGGCGCGGTCCCCATTTTCATCTGCCCCTTTCAACTTAAGAACTGAGGAAAGAGCTGCAAGTAGAAAGAAG AAGCTTGAAGAAAAGTTCAATGCTAATGAGGCACAAAAGGTGCAGGTACAAAGAAAACTCAAG GAGAAAGAAGGAATAGAGATTGGAAAATTTCGCCAAACCCTTTGCTTCAAGGCCAGGCCACTTCCTGATTTctataaagaaagaaaagcacAAAAGAGTGAGATAGACAAG GTTCCAGTGGCTCATCCTCTGCCACAGAAGCTAGGGAAAAAGTCCACTACCACTCCAACTCCAAGCGTAGTTGAGCAATCAACGTCTCTATCTCCTAGAGGAGCTCCAATCAAGAGCAGTGGCACCAAGAATGTTCAGGGAAAGAATAAGCGAACCCCAACTTGTTCTCTCATTTCACGATCCTTAAAGACTACTCGTGAGAATACATCTCCAAACATTCAGCTGGGATAA